From a region of the Cutaneotrichosporon cavernicola HIS019 DNA, chromosome: 7a genome:
- the PSE1 gene encoding uncharacterized protein (arm repeat-containing protein), translated as MSTEHLLKDFSGILEGVASPNNQERHEAEVRLTQLTAQSPGPVLLLLAQIGAQGVGGFQVESRQLALVLLRRVAFDPNRGLFLNASARVPTPPFDVIPEGTRGRIERVLTAGLEDEMDTRIRKALGSTVGDWVKGSVKRRRPFAGLSPVLFKLIASNRAFHRFTSYQILRESPHLLSGSNLQEPWPTEKVAELLFAGVNDPSIDVRVEALRALGGILHEGFTDAERESLGPLLVEAAVTAVVSMPSDVLVHPLEALVDIASDFPRLFFASLPILIPFLVSCIAPPSTLSGHPFSRVAHLEMQWSAWEDMSAMAFEVLFNVIIADRNSVVMWQNGALVVDVVDALIGRQIAAFAAEGEQCQEWIETEDLEDDDETYPSYPEYMLNRFSLILCMDGSVLAAVGRQAALLVRRPEWRARYCTLMAIASVAEGCHESMSQGLPQVLELITPLSVDEHPRVRYGFLYCIGVMCDTLSGEVQRRYSDATLQLVLSMLDDPVTRVRAAAAAALTHFAKVHGAPPSPVAPRMELRLAELAHDDEGDSAKLERPSLAPRLQPILERLMGVLTVEGPLYLHQEVLDTIATLAKAERNAFVPFYRDIMDHILRTLEKTATDESRKKLVCSALLCGVQLGRAVGKEHFYGDAIPLCKIMLSIQNLPMSDDDVRHGWVKVAKTIGKDFSPFLQFVIPDVLKRAEYTPAATDDDDWYDQSRSAEMQEKEEAFAHLQTYVLVMEEKYAPFLSDTMDVVLAAVASWGSEAVREYACFLIPGLLQAAKDADMWLGDEGNLEGLFRLLINAIPHEEDAAGVAQLYQSMCDSLRVIHMPLPQGNVAHLVRTSLDWLSSVYDKRVDRAAKQHQMVKQRDYDEWAEFEQIDEESEDEAVTGMYEVLKLIQHYPDALGIVGEVFAMTQKVQGAKSEW; from the exons ATGTCCACCGAGCACCTACTTAAGGACTTTAGCGGCATCCTGGAGGGTGTCGCTAGCCCCAACAATCAAGAACGCCACGA AGCCGAGGTTCGCCTCACGCAGCTTACCGCCCAGTCACCAGGGCCGGTAttgctcctcctcgcgcagaTTGGGGCGCAGGGTGTCGGCGGCTTCCAAGTCGAG TCGCGCCAGCTCGCACTCGTGTTGCTCCGACGGGTTGCATTCGACCCAAATCGTGGTCTCTTCCTCAACGCCTCTGCACGGGtgcccacgccgccgttCGACGTGATCCCCGAGGGTACGCGAGGGCGCATCGAACGCGTCCTTACCGCcgggctcgaggacgagatggacacGCGTATCCGCAAGGCACTCGGCTCTACTGTTGGCGACTGGGTCAAGGGCAGTGTGAAGCGCCGCC GTCCATTTGCCGGTCTCTCGCCCGTTCTCTTCAAGCTCATCGCATCCAACCGCGCCTTCCATCGCTTCACGTCTTACCAGATTCTCAGGGAATCACCTCACCTCTTATCGGGAAGCAACTTACAAGAACCGTGGCCAACAGAGAAGGTGGCTGAACTCCTTTTCGCCGGCGTCAACGACCCCAGCATCGATGTGCGAGTCGAGGCTCTCCGTGCCCTCGGCGGGATCTTACACGAGGGATTCACCGACGCTGAGCGCGAGAGTTTAGGGCCGCTGCTCGTCGAAGCGGCTGTAACTGCCGTCGTCTCCATGCCATCCGATGTCCTTGTCCATCCGCTGGAAGCGCTTGTCGACATCGCCTCCGACTTTCCCCGGCTGTTCTTTGCCTCCCTTCCCATCCTGAtccccttcctcgtctCGTGCATAGCCCCGCCTTCCACCCTTTCTGGCCACCCCTTCTCACGCGTGGCTCACCTCGAGATGCAGTGGAGCGCGTGGGAGGACATGTCGGCCATGGCTTTCGAGGTTTTGTTCAACGTTATCATCGCGGACCGCAACAGCGTGGTCATGTGGCAGAACGGGGCGCTGGTGGTTGACGTAGTCGACGCTCTTATCGGTCGCCAGATCGCCGCCTTTGCcgcggagggcgagcaGTGCCAGGAGTGGATCGAGACAGAAGAC ctggaggatgacgacgaaACGTACCCCTCGTATCCGGAGTACATGCTTAATCGCTTCTCTCTGATCCTCTGTA TGGATGGgtccgtcctcgccgccgtggGTCGTCAAGCCGcactcctcgtccgccggCCAGAGTGGCGCGCACGATACTGCACTCTGATGGCAATCGCGTCCGTTGCGGAGGGCTGTCATGAG TCGATGTCACAAGGACTGCCGCAAGTTCTGGA GCTGATCACTCCGCTTTCTGTGGACGAGCATCCTCGTGTTCGCTACGGCTTCCTTTATTGCATCGGTGTAATGTGCGACACGCTCTCG GGCGAAGTGCAGCGGAGGTACTCGGATGCCACGCTCCAACTCGTTCTGTCGATGCTGGACGACCCCGTCACAAGAGTTCGggccgctgctgctgcggcttTGACGCACTTTGCCAAGGTCCATGGGGCACCGCCATCACCTGTCGCGCCTAGAATGGAGCTCAGACTGGCGGAGCTGGCACATGACGATGAGGGGGATAGCGCCAAGTTGGAGAGGCCATCGCTGGCGCCCCGGCTGCAGCCGATCCTCGAGCGGCTTATGGGCGTCCTCACGGTAGAAGGACCGCTGTATCTCCATCAAGAGGTGCTGGATACGATCG ctaCTCTTGCCAAGGCGGAGAGAAATGCGTTCGTACCCTTCTACC GGGACATTATGGACCACATTCTCCGCACGCTGGAGAAGACCGCGACCGATGAGTCGCGGAAGAAGCTGGTATGCAGCGCCTTGCTCTGCGGCGTGCAACTCGGCCGGGCTGTAGGCAAGGAG CATTTCTATGGGGACGCGATTCCCCTGTGCAAGATCATGTTGAGCATTCAAAACCTGCCCatgagcgacgacgatgtTCGACATG GGTGGGTCAAGGTCGCCAAGACGATTGGCAAGGACTTCTCGCCGTTCCTCCAGTTCGTTATCCCTGATGTTCTTAAGAGGGCAGAGTACACACCTGCTGCTA ccgatgacgacgactggTATGACCAGTCACGCTCGGCCGAGAtgcaggagaaggaggaggcgttcGCGCACCTTCAGACCTATGTCCTGGTCATGGAGGAGAAGTACGCCCCGTTCCTCTCGGACACGATGGACGTTGTGCTGGCCGCCGTGGCGTCCTGGGGATCTGAGGCTGTTCGCGAA TACGCCTgcttcctcatccccggcctcctccaagcggccaaggacgcaGACATGTGGCTCGGTGACGAGGGCAATCTCGAAGGACTGTTCCGCCTGTTGATCAACGCCATTCCacacgaggaggacgctGCCGGCGTCGCACAGCTGTATCAGTCAATGTGCGACTCGTTGCGTGTCATCCACATGCCGCTGCCACAGGGCAACGTTGCCCATCTGGTGCGCACGTCGTTAGACTGGCTGAGTAGCGTGTACGATAAGCGCGTTGACCGCGCGGCCAAGCAGCACCAGATGGTCAAGCAGCGCGATTACGACGAGTGGGCCGAGTTTGAACAGATTGACGAGGAATCCGAAGACGAGGCCGTGACTGGCATGTACGAAgtcctcaagctcatccAGCACTACCCCGACGCGCTGGGCATTGTGGGTGAGGTGTTTGCGATGACACAGAAGGTGCAGGGCGCAAAGAGCGAGTGGTAG
- the MET14 gene encoding uncharacterized protein (Catalyzes the synthesis of activated sulfate), whose protein sequence is MATNITFHPGAVTLDERADLLGQRGATIWFTGLSASGKSTIATALEQALLHRSLHSFRLDGDNIRFGLNKDLGFDPQSRVENIRRIGEVSLLFASSSSLALTAFISPYTADRDLARSLHAKHNPPLQFIEVFVDAPLSVVEQRDPKGLYAKARAGEIKEFTGISAPYEAPPNPEIHIKTDEVDVTGAVAIVIKYLEDNGIIKA, encoded by the exons ATGGCCACCAACATCACCTTCCACCCTG GAGccgtcaccctcgacgagcgcgccgacctcctcggccagcgcggcgcgactATTTGGTTCACTGGCCTCTCCGCCTCGGGCAAGAGCACGATCGCAACTGCACTCGAGCaggcgctcctccaccgcaGCCTCCACTCGTTCCGCCTCGATGGCGACAACATCCGTTTCGGGCTGAACAAGGACCTCGGGTTCGACCCCCAGAGTCGCGTTGAGAAC ATCCGCCGCATCGGAGAGGTCTCGCTGCTCTTTGCGTCTTCATCCTCCCTCGCCCTTACCGCCTTCATCTCTCCATACACCGCCGACCGTGACCTCGCCCGCTCGCTCCACGCAAAGCACAACCCCCCTCTGCAGTTCATCGAGGTCTTTGTCGACGCACCCCtcagcgtcgtcgagcagcgcgaccCCAAGGGATTGTATGCCAAGGCTCGCGCAGGTGAGATCAAGGAGTTTACTGGCATCTCGGCCCCATACGAGGCAcctcccaaccccgagATCCACATCAAGACggatgaggtcgacgtcacGGGAGCCGTCGCCATTGTCATCAAGTATCTCGAGGACAACGGCATTATCAAGGCGTAG
- the MSF1 gene encoding uncharacterized protein (Ferredoxin-fold anticodon binding domain), with the protein MLLTQLPRAVASSSRLASRAVRIAPRASLTARVALPTLSFAQRRFQATSADTLTIRGDTYPVDAKTNTPINILGKVERQLHMQEGHPLSTLREIIESHFKDYVKLRPSTPVVSVHQNFDELGFPADHPGRAETDSYYVNGTHMLRTHTSAHEVEAYKTDENAFLIAADVYRRDEIDSSHYPVFHQMEGMRCFSGEQGLDFIKADNARLAAELEKCPIIIEDDTVVGPSNPYQECHDPELATEIMKNLKHSLNGMIFKLFGGSTGDEPLKVRWIEAQFPWTSPSFEVEVWFNGEWLEILGCGVVVQKTLETAGMGHKSAWAFGLGLERIAMVLFDIPDIRLFWSTDPRFLDQFADGKITTFKAYSKYPPCYKDMSFWLPDDAASKDITPWHENDYCEIVRDIAGDLVENVKLIDDFTHPKTGRRSLCYRLNYRSMDRSLSNDEVNVLQDKVTGRVVDQMGIEMR; encoded by the exons ATGCTCCTCACACAGCTCCCCCGCGCAGTCGCTAGCTCGAGCCGGCTCGCGTCGCGGGCTGTGCGcatcgcgccgcgcgcctcgcTTACCGCGCGCGTTGCTCTCCCGACCCTCTCGTTCGCCCAGCGCCGTTTCCAAGCGACCTCGGCTG acaCGCTCACAATCCGCGGGGATACGTAccccgtcgacgccaagacCAACACGCCGATCAACAtcctcggcaaggtcgagcggCAACTGCACATGCAGGAGGGGCACCCGCTGTCGACGCTGCGCGAGATCATTGAGTCGCATTTCAAGGACTATGTCAAGCTGCGGCCGTCGACACCGGTAGTGTCGGTGCACCAGAACTTTGACGAGCTTGGTTTCCCGGCTGATCACCCGGgccgcgccgagacggACAGCTACTACGTCAACGGGACACACATGCTGCGGACGCACACCAGCGCgcacgaggttgaggcATACAAGACGGACGAGAACGCGTTCCTCATTGCCGCCGACGTGTaccgccgcgacgagatcgactCGTCGCACTACCCCGTGTTTCACCAGATGGAGGGGATGCGGTGCTTCTCTGGCGAGCAGGGTCTCGACTTTATCAAGGCCGACAACGCCCGTCTggctgccgagctcgagaagtgccccatcatcatcgaggacgacacCGTCGTCGGGCCCAGCAACCCGTACCAGGAGTGCCATGACCCCGAGTTGGCTACCGAGATCATGAAAAACCTCAAGCACTCGCTCAACGGCATGATCTTCAAGCTGTTCGGTGGGTCTActggcgacgagccgcTCAAGGTGCGGTGGATCGAGGCGCAGTTCCCATggacctcgccgtcgttcgaggttgaggtgtGGTTCAACGGCGAGTGGCTCGAGATTCTCGGCTGCGGTGTCGTCGTGCAGAAGACGCTCGAGACTGCTGGCATGGGTCACAAATCGGCGTGGGCGTTCGGTCTTGgtctcgagcgcatcgccATGGTTCTCTTCGACATTCCCGACATCCGACTGTTCTGGAGCACCGACCcgcgcttcctcgaccAGTTTGCAGACGGCAAGATTACCACCTTCAAGGCGTACTCCAAGTACCCGCCATGCTACAAGGACATGAGCTTCTGGTTGCCAGACGATGCTGCCAGCAAGGACATTACGCCTTGGCACGAGAACGACTACTGCGAGATTGTGCGTGACATCGCgggcgacctcgtcgagaacGTCAAGCTCATCGACGACTTTACGCACCCCAAGAccggccgccgctcgcTCTGCTACCGTCTGAACTACCGCAGCATGGACCGGTCGTTGTCAAACGACGAGGTAAACGTCCTCCAGGACAAGGTCACGGGCCGGGTGGTGGACCAGATGGGTATCGAGATGCGCTAA
- the DBF2 gene encoding uncharacterized protein (Extension to Ser/Thr-type protein kinases), whose amino-acid sequence MFQRVLKAAGNQSSQAPPSPSSKTDMPPPTPPKSRSGTKENTAPGDRDRASYLSFLWQDKQGQGQMPARDEDVHMHTMKGAPPSPSKAQAPASPAKPYHYVKPAQQKLLAVPGAGQDIHMRTAKETTKEKVLEPWERELLAKDEIKRSATVAQIYFLDYYFDLLGYIADRRKRTEMFKADTEMRGVAGEAFKKEYASYSGRERVLLRKRRTKTRMDSFHIIAQVGQGGYGSVYLARKRDTGEVCALKKMRKGTLAKMDEVKHVLVERDILTAVKTPWLVRLLYAFQDREHVYLAMEFVPGGDFRTLLNNSGVLKEEHARFYAAEMFMGVNELHKLGYIHRDLKPENFLVDGTGHVKLTDFGLATGALNPAKIEEMKSKLDQVSDDNLVFRSTLERRTIYRSMRMAEPRYADSVVGSPDYMPPEVLRGKTYSFSADYWSLGCILFEFLCGFPPFSGSSPEETWANLKNWTRVLRRPVYDRPEDLIFNLSDVAWDGVCRLIAAPRDRVQSLADVAALPFFAPLPFAHLRETNAPFVPVLDGDTDVGYFDSFSSPEDMAKYAEVFKKQRSVEAVEEKGMGDRKNWVGFTFGPKAGLPPNGRMRNPDDPLAVMF is encoded by the exons ATGTTCCAGCGAGTCTTAAAGGCTGCCGGTAACCAGTCTTCCCAAGCgcccccttctccttccaGCAAGACCGACATgccccctcccactccccccAAATCCCGCTCTGGTACCAAGGAGAACACCGCGCCAGgtgaccgcgaccgcgcgaGCTACCTCTCCTTCCTGTGGCAGGACAAGCAGGGCCAGGGCCAGATGCCAGCCCGGGATGAGGACGTGCACATGCACACAATGAAGGGCGCTCCTCCGTCACCTTCCAAGGCTCAAGCTCCTGCCTCGCCAGCCAAGCCGTACCACTACGTCAAACCGGCACAGCAGAAGCTCTTAGCTGTTCCAGGGGCTGGGCAGGACATCCACATGCGTACCGCCAAGGAGACGACCAAGGAGAAGGTGCTTGAGCCTTGGGAGCGCGAATTGCTAgccaaggacgagattAAGCGCAGCGCCACCGTCGCCCAGATCT ACTTCCTCGACTACTACTTTGACCTGTTGGGGTACATTGCGGACCGGCGCAAGCGCACAGAGATGTTCAAGGCCGACACGGAGATGCGCGGCGTGGCAGGCGAGGCGTTCAAGAAGGAGTATGCGAGCTACAGCGGACGTGAGCGTGTTCTGCTCCGCAAGCGCCGTACCAAGACGCGCATGGACAGCTTCCACATTATCGCGCAGGTCGGCCAGGGTGGCTACGGATCAGTGTACCTCGCGCGTAAGCGCGACACGGGCGAGGTGTgcgcgctcaagaagaTGCGCAAGGGTACACTCGccaagatggacgaggtcaagcacGTGTtggtcgagcgcgacattCTCACCGCCGTCAAGACGCCGTGGCTCGTCCGTCTCCTATACGCATTCCAGGACCGCGAGCATGTTTATCTGGCCATG GAGTTTGTTCCTGGCGGCGACTTCCGCACGCTACTCAACAACTCGGGcgtgctcaaggaggagcacgCGCGGTTCTACGCCGCAGAGATGTTCATGGGCGTCAACGAGCTCCACAAGCTCGGCTACATCCACCGCgacctcaagcccgagaacttcctcgtcgacggaACCGGACACGTCAAGCTGACCGACTTTGGTCTCGCGACGGGTgccctcaaccccgccaagatcgaggagatgaagtCCAAG ctcgaccaggTGAGCGACGATAACCTCGTATTCCGGAGCACGCTGGAGCGCCGCACAATCTATCGCTCAATGCGTATGGCCGAGCCGCGATACGCCGACTCGGTGGTCGGTTCGCCAGACTACATGCCACCCGAGGTGCTGCGTGGCAAGACATACAGCTTCAGTGCCGACTACTGGTCGCTCGGCTGCATCCTCTTCGAGTTCCTGTGCGGCTTCCCGCCCTTCAGCGGCAGCAGTCCGGAGGAGACGTGGGCCAACCTCAAGAACTGGACACGCGTCCTTCGCCGTCCTGTCTACGACCGGCCCGAGGACCTGATATTCAACCTTTCCGACGTGGCATGGGACGGCGTGTGTCGTCTCATTGCCGCGCCGCGTGACCGCGTGCAGAGCCTCGCCGATGTGGCTGCCCTTCCGTTCTTTGCTCCCCTGCCGTTCGCTCACCTCCGCGAGACGAATGCGCCTTTCGttcccgtcctcgacggcgacacgGATGTCGGGTACTTTGACAGTTTCTCGAGCCCAGAGGATATGGCAAAGTACGCCGAGGTGTTCAAGAAGCAGCgcagcgtcgaggccgtcgaggagaagggcatGGGCGACCGCAAGAATTGGGTCGGGTTTACGTTTGGGCCCAAGGCTGGACTGCCGCCGAACGGACGTATGCGCAATCCCGACGACCCGCTCGCCGTCATGTTCTAG
- the ORC1 gene encoding uncharacterized protein (ATPase family associated with various cellular activities (AAA)), with protein sequence MPVTPRRSTRQTAIFTPLSAVKQGPARYEWTSAQTTDGGRHGPNTDGGRHYTSFERTRGGGRKADEARFAIGDGVRVALEGGAEGIGMLVDMWEEDVPEDEREEDQEEDTRKMARVHWFFRRSDLPSVMRDLTLEDNEVLLAASPTRPVTSALPLPLLSKTVPIYSRTIFKEQFPDETRKTKWKGYAWEKPDGVYWCARAYDKGARGGRVWHVDVDVWKSRGRAGEGWSVPMAEEEEEEEEAEEEESDEEGSEGSELEGSEGEEEEEEEEEEETRGKKRKAAPARGRPKKVTKTKTKTTRKAKTKPKAATKAKPKAHPKASASRLPHAVKIDTLPTDPYERALRLLHVGATPESLPCREEEFVDVLQRVEEGVESGGGGCLYIAGVPGTGKTATVHAVVKELKRRAEDGEIAPFSYVEINGLKIPSPAHAYSVLWEEISGQRGTSAKTALRGLEAHFGRKSGVRGPRSNTYVVLMDELDQLLTAKQDVVYNFFNWPTMRDSQLFVIAIANRMDLPQHLAAKIKSRLGLQTLLFQPYDRAALIEIVQSRLVSHPKSTLDHKVLAPDAIALAATKMAGTNGDARRVLDACRRAVEVAMSNSKGVVGARDMAGVLNAMSSSPVALFIKACAPQQKMMLAAMVRCIRREGVPEIAWRALRTDHDALIRALSESTELLSDAELALVRGSLLATHALTASPDLYKGGDERRVALGMEIGEVGRVLMNEGDAWRRALAGT encoded by the exons ATGCCCGTCACACCGCGCCGCTCAACGCGCCAAACAGCAATATTCACCCCTCTCAGCGCGGTCAAACAGGGGCCTGCGCGATACGAATGGACCTCGGCCCAGACAACCGATGGTGGGAGACACGGCCCCAACACCGATGGTGGGAGACACTACACGTCGTTCGAACGGACCCGCGGCGGGGGTCGTAAagcggacgaggcgcgctTCGCcatcggcgacggcgttaGAGTCGCCCTCGAAGGTGGGGCGGAGGGGATTGGAATGCTTGTGGATatgtgggaggaggacgttCCCGAAGACGAGCGTGAAGAGGACCAAGAGGAAGACACAAGAAAGATGGCACGCGTACATTGGTTCTTTCGACGGAGCGACTTGCCCAGCGTGATGCGCGATCTGACTCTTGAGGAT AACGaagtcctcctcgccgcgtcccccacccgccccgtaacctccgccctccccctccctctcctttCCAAGACGGTCCCGATCTACTCGCGCACCATCTTCAAAGAACAGTTTCCCGACGAAACCCGCAAAACCAAGTGGAAGGGATACGCGTGGGAGAAGCCAGATGGGGTGTACTGGTGCGCGCGGGCGTATGACAAGGGCGCGCGGGGTGGACGAGTGTGGCACGTCGACGTGGATGTCTGGAAGAGCCGTGGGCGAGCTGGGGAGGGGTGGAGTGTTCCTatggctgaggaggaggaggaggaagaggaagccgaggaagaagagagcgacgaggaggggagCGAGGGGAGTGAGCTGGAAGGGagtgagggggaggaggaggaagaagaagaagaagaggaggagacgcgGGGaaagaagcgcaaggctgCGCCCGCGCGGGGACGACCAAAGAAGGTCACCAAGACCAAGACTAAAACCACACGGAAGGCCAAGaccaagcccaaggccgcCACGAAGGCAAAGCCCAAGGCCCACCCCaaggcctcggcgtcgcgtcTCCCCCACGCCGTCAAGATCGACACACTCCCGACTGATCCATATGAGCGCGCTCTGCGGTTGTTGCATGTCGGTGCGACGCCAGAGTCCCTCCCCTGtcgcgaggaggagttTGTCGATGTCCTCCaacgcgtcgaggagggcgttgagagtggcggcggcgggtgTTTGT acaTCGCTGGCGTTCCGGGAACAGGCAAAACCGCCACCGTCCACGCCGTTGTCAAGGAGCTGAAGCGGCGggccgaggatggcgaAATCGCGCCGTTCTCATACGTCGAGATCAACGGCCTCAAGATCCCCAGTCCTGCACACGCGTACTCTGTCCTCTGGGAGGAGATTAGTGGGCAGCGAGGGACGAGTGCCAAGACGGCGCTGCGCGGACTTGAGGCGCACTTTGGGCGTAAGAGCGGCGTGCGAGGTCCTAGATCGAACACTTA CGTTGTGCtgatggacgagctcgaccagctTCTCACAGCCAAACAAGACGTCGTATACAATTTCTTCAACTGGCCGACAATGCGCGACTCGCAGCTCTTCGTAATCGCTATCGCCAACCGGATGGACCTGCCCCAACACCTCGCAGCCAAGATTAAATCGCGGTTGGGCCTCCAAaccctcctcttccagcCATACGACCGCGCGGCCCTCATCGAGATTGTGCAATCGCGCCTGGTGTCACACCCAAAATCAACACTTGATCACAAGGTGCTGGCGCCAGACGCAATCGCCCTCGCGGCAACCAAGATGGCCGGCACGAACGGCGACGCacgccgcgtcctcgatgcCTGCCGCCGGGCTGTGGAAGTCGCCATGTCCAACAGCAAGGGAGTGGTTGGCGCACGAGACATGGCCGGAGTGCTCAATGCCATGAGCTCAAGCCCGGTCGCGCTGTTCATCAAAGCCTGCGCACCACAGCAGAAGATGATGCTTGCGGCCATGGTGCGGTGCATTCGCCGCGAAGGCGTGCCCGAGATCGCTTGGCGCGCCCTCAGGACCGACCATGACGCGCTCATCCGCGCGTTATCCGAGTCGACCGAGTTGCTGTCAGATGCCGAACTTGCCTTGGTGCGCGGGAGCCTGCTTGCAACCCATGCGCTCACGGCCTCACCTGACCTGTATAAGGGAGGCGACGAACGgcgcgtcgctctcggcaTGGAGATTGGCGAGGTGGGCCGCGTGCTCATGAACGAGGGGGATgcgtggcggcgggctCTGGCAGGAACTTAG
- a CDS encoding uncharacterized protein (PITH domain) encodes MPAPTEIPNTAALDTLLASLKPGQLAVLDFHAVWCGPCKFIAPVLARIATSYPDIVVAKIDVDKNKELAKRYSVTAMPTFKFIKNVDGKPTVVETMRGADAKGLVANVGKHASAPPTEEVKIDDLAQPGLPPVLRMLIIRDRLLHARLTFALQCIYTCLHHIVRCVAVSHDRLPSQVCR; translated from the exons ATGCCTGCGCCCACCGAGATTCCCAACACTGCCGCGCTAGACACGCTGCTCGCCTCCCTCAAGCCGGGCCaactcgccgtcctcgacttCCACGCTGTCTGGTGCGGCCCATGCAAGTTCATTGCGCCAGTGCTGGCCCGCATTGCCACCTCGTACCCTGACATCGTGGTGGCCAAGATTGACGTCGACAAGAACAaggagctcgccaagcggTACAGCGTCACAGCCATGCCGACGTTCAAGTTTATCAAGAATGTCGACGGCAAGCCCACGGTCGTCGAGACTATGCGCGGGGCAGATGCCAAGGGCCTCGTCGCGAATGTTGGCAAGCATGCTTCGGCGCCGCCGACTGAGGAGGTGAAGATTGACGACCTTGCCCAGCCGGGGCTGCCGCCAGTTCTGCGAATGCTCAT AATTAG AGATAGGCTGTTGCATGCTCGCCTTACCTTTGCATTACAATGTATCTATACGTGCTTGCACCACATTGTCCGCTGCGTTGCAGTCAGTCACGACCGGCTCCCAAGCCAGGTTTGCCGTTGA